In Deltaproteobacteria bacterium, a single window of DNA contains:
- the hemW gene encoding radical SAM family heme chaperone HemW, protein MNENPLPGLYVHVPFCNSKCPYCDFYSVTATSLIPAWLNALEKEAHFYKDRFEAFDTLYLGGGTPTILDDRQLTLLMETILHAFHFASDVEITIEANPEGVTPERLNHLMELGIGRISLGVQSFDQDDLSFLGRRHAVRDAGEVLERIRSAGVANLGVDLMYGFPGQVEEKWLHTLQKTLSYKPEHLSCYQLTFEKGTKFGQMKEKGLIRPLDKKEAGNLFLLTSRFLEENGYIHYEISNFALKEEYRSRHNQKYWRHVPYLGLGPSAHSFEAGVRWWNVRSVKVYCQKLNQGKAPVEGRENLSEEQLGLERVYLGLRTREGIGLSDIDDHPRLGPILNQLLGTGLVMLIEGRIVPTVEGFLVADSLPLQLVD, encoded by the coding sequence ATGAATGAAAACCCGCTTCCCGGTTTATATGTGCACGTCCCTTTCTGCAATTCAAAATGCCCTTACTGCGACTTCTACTCGGTAACCGCGACCTCCCTTATTCCAGCATGGCTGAACGCCCTTGAAAAAGAGGCCCATTTTTATAAGGATAGATTTGAAGCCTTTGATACGCTCTATTTGGGGGGAGGCACTCCAACGATCCTTGATGACCGCCAGCTGACCCTGCTTATGGAAACCATTTTGCACGCGTTTCATTTTGCCTCGGACGTGGAAATCACGATTGAGGCCAATCCTGAGGGAGTCACCCCTGAAAGGCTAAATCATCTTATGGAACTGGGTATCGGGAGAATCAGCCTGGGGGTGCAGTCCTTTGATCAAGACGACCTTTCCTTTTTAGGAAGAAGACATGCGGTTCGGGATGCAGGGGAGGTCCTGGAAAGGATTCGGTCCGCAGGGGTTGCCAACCTTGGGGTGGACCTCATGTATGGATTTCCCGGGCAGGTTGAAGAAAAATGGCTTCATACCCTCCAGAAAACGCTAAGTTATAAGCCCGAACATCTTTCCTGCTATCAATTGACCTTTGAAAAAGGGACGAAGTTCGGACAGATGAAAGAAAAAGGTCTCATCAGGCCGCTTGATAAAAAAGAGGCCGGAAACTTATTCCTTCTCACCTCCCGCTTCCTTGAAGAAAACGGCTACATTCACTATGAAATCTCGAACTTCGCTTTGAAGGAGGAGTATCGTTCCCGTCATAACCAGAAATACTGGCGCCACGTGCCTTACCTCGGACTGGGGCCTTCGGCCCACTCGTTTGAGGCTGGTGTGCGGTGGTGGAATGTCCGGTCTGTCAAAGTCTACTGTCAGAAGCTTAATCAGGGTAAAGCCCCGGTTGAAGGCCGGGAAAATCTTTCTGAGGAACAGCTTGGGCTGGAAAGGGTTTACCTGGGTCTCAGGACCAGGGAAGGGATAGGCCTGTCAGATATTGATGATCACCCCCGCCTGGGCCCGATACTGAATCAGTTATTAGGAACCGGGCTGGTGATGCTGATTGAGGGTCGGATCGTGCCCACTGTGGAAGGGTTCCTGGTGGCGGACAGCCTGCCTCTTCAGCTTGTGGACTAG